From Carya illinoinensis cultivar Pawnee chromosome 5, C.illinoinensisPawnee_v1, whole genome shotgun sequence, one genomic window encodes:
- the LOC122310093 gene encoding protein FAR-RED IMPAIRED RESPONSE 1-like: MPPFVPSLPSPPSSNPEEFSRVCCDATPFTKPTFGHLLPSPLLSNPEEFRRAEDTTQVAHFIIQHSTMPPCRPSTPYPHCASEMNVGETEPDINISPDAEGMNDLSDDDNKVDPPTASMKFPSDKEVLLYYKRYAKQEGFGVIIKCTKRDLDRNAKYVTIGCARGGRTGIRMNKNFQALVTEAGGFENSEFQEKDCRNYIDKAKYLRMGKGGGEALNDYFKRMKKMNDGFVSIMDVDDEFRVRNVFWANARSRAAYEVFGDVITFDTTYLTNRYEMPFALFVGVNHHGQSILLGAGLISSKDTSTFVWLFEAWLECMNGCKSQAIITDQDHAMKNVIGIVVLQTKHRYCLWHIMLKLPEKLRSHCDYDAGLKAAIQNVVYDTQTCDEFEQKWQQLIHKYGLMGNAWLKGLYTERSFWVPVNLKGVF, encoded by the exons ATGCCGCCATTTGTCCCTTCGTTGCCATCCCCTCCATCGAGTAATCCAGAGGAGTTCAGCCGAG TATGTTGCGATGCCACCCCCTTCACAAAACCAACCTTTGGACATCTGTTGCCATCCCCTCTGTTGAGTAATCCTGAGGAGTTCAGACGAGCTGAAGATACGACGCAGGTTGCTCACTTCATTATACAGCATTCAACAATGCCACCATGCAGACCAAGTACCCCCTACCCACATTGCGCAAGTGAAATGAATGTTGGAG aaACTGAACCGGACATAAATATATCGCCAGATGCGGAGGGGATGAATGATCTATCAGATGATGATAATAAAGTTGACCCTCCAACAGCTAGTATGAAATTTCCATCTGATAAAGAGGTTTTGCTGTATTACAAACGATATGCTAAACAAGAGGGTTTTGGTGTTATTATCAAATGTACAAAGAGAGATCTAGATCGGAATGCCAAATATGTGACGATTGGCTGTGCACGTGGGGGAAG AACGGGTATtcgaatgaataaaaattttcaagcaCTTGTGACTGAAGCTGGGGGGTTTGAGAATTCGGAGTTCCAGGAGAAAGATTGTAGGAATTATATCGACAAAGCTAAATATTTAAGAATGGGTAAAGGGGGTGGTGAAGCACTGAATGACTACTTTaagagaatgaaaaaaatgaatgatgggtTTGTGTCCATCatggatgtggatgatgagtttAGAGTGAGGAATGTGTTTTGGGCTAACGCACGAAGTCGAGCAGCATACGAGGTTTTTGGAGATGTTATCACTTTCGATACAACGTACCTAACAAATAGGTACGAAATGCCGTTTGCTCTCTTCGTTGGTGTCAACCATCATGGACAGTCCATACTCCTGGGGGCAGGGTTGATTTCAAGCAAGGATACAAGTAcatttgtttggttgtttgaaGCATGGCTAGAATGCATGAATGGATGCAAATCCCAAGCCATCATAACAGACCAAGACCACGCAATGAAGAATGTCATTGGCATTGTAGTCCTGCAAACAAAGCATAGATACTGTCTCTGGCATATAATGCTGAAATTGCCAGAGAAATTGAGATCCCACTGTGATTACGACGCAGGGTTGAAGGCTGCGATTCAGAATGTAGTCTATGATACACAGACTTGTGATGAATTTGAGCAAAAGTGGCAACAGCTAATTCATAAGTATGGCCTAATGGGAAATGCATGGTTGAAGGGGTTGTACACAGAGAGGTCTTTTTGGGTACCGGTTAATTTGAAAGGTGTATTTTAG
- the LOC122309485 gene encoding putative F-box protein At1g67623 — MDLLKAKKTITDHQYKQLQGSTSIISLPDELLTEVLAEVGSASFTDLYNAKLSCKDFLKLSEEDKIFQCVSLDKFSAIPCNANPKISSFLERCKECRNPESLYRQGMLDYFHQGMTESGLEYLKRAAEKGHMEATYVYSIILLCLGDDNDDHRESKLKGMKILSSLKAKSERQRMKECRERIKRMMWICMWSLKKNIIVRRQQSCLGKEPCKIQKIKNGWLTTDEEVDEYDDVLCESCRCNREITWFCNGQLGTDHYSF; from the coding sequence ATGGATTTGCTGAAGGCGAAGAAGACAATAACAGATCATCAATACAAGCAGCTTCAGGGTTCGACCTCCATCATATCTCTTCCTGATGAATTGCTGACGGAAGTTCTTGCAGAGGTCGGCTCGGCTTCTTTCACCGATTTATACAATGCAAAACTGAGTTGCAaagattttctcaaactatcggaggaagataaaatatttcaatgcGTATCCCTGGATAAATTTTCTGCGATTCCATGCAATGCAAACCCCAAAATCTCGTCATTCTTGGAACGCTGCAAAGAATGCAGAAACCCCGAGTCGTTGTATAGACAAGGAATGCTCGATTATTTCCATCAAGGCATGACAGAATCAGGATTGGAGTATTTGAAAAGAGCGGCAGAGAAAGGACACATGGAGGCAACCTACGTTTACAGTATTATTCTGCTATGTTTGGGAGATGATAATGATGATCATCGTGAATCAAAGCTGAAAGGTATGAAGATTTTATCTTCTTTGAAGGCTAAATCGGAGCGCCAGAGAATGAAAGAATGCCGAGAGAGAATTAAGAGAATGATGTGGATATGCATGTGGTCGTTAAAAAAGAACATCATCGTTAGAAGACAACAATCGTGTCTGGGTAAGGAACCATGCAAGATACAGAAGATCAAGAACGGATGGCTGACAACGGACGAGGAGGTGGATGAATATGACGATGTACTTTGCGAAAGTTGCAGATGCAATCGTGAAATAACTTGGTTCTGTAATGGGCAGCTTGGAACAGATCATTATTCTTTCTAg